The window ATACCAAAGGTCCTCTTCGATTTGTAAATCAGTTTGAACGAAAAATAGGCGGTGCCGAGTTAAACGTATTAATCGGGTGCGCGCGTTTAGGCCTACAAGCTGGTTGGATCAGCAGACTAGGTAAAGATGAATTCGGCCGTCATATTGTAAATACTGTTCGCGGTGAAGGTATTGATATTTCAGAAGTGAAATTAGAAGAGGGTTACCCCACATCTATTAATTTTAAAGAAATACAAGAATCGGGCGATGGAAAAACATTTTACTATCGCCAAAAGTCTCCAACAGAAATGTTATTACCCAAGCAGCTTCCCGAAGAGTATATTAAAAATGCGAAAATACTACATATAACTGGCGTTTTTCCAGCTATTACGGCAAACAATCGGGCAGTAATTTTGAGAGCATTGGAAATAGCGAAAACAAATAATGTGAAAGTATCATTAGACCCAAATATTCGATTTAAATTATGGTCTGAAAAAGAAGCTAGGAGCACCTTGTTAACTTACTTGCCGTATGTTGATTATTTATTGGCCGGCAGAGAAGAACTTGAACTTCTATTTGAAACAGCCAATCAGAATGAGCTGATTACAGCGCTAAATGAATATAATTTTGAGCAAGTTGTAATAAAAGATGGTGAAGCTGGTTCCTATGCTTTGAAGAATAATGAGTGGATTTTTCAACAAAGTCATCCTGTAAAAAAAGTCGTCGATACGGTGGGTGCAGGCGATGGATTTGATGCTGGATTTTTATTTGGCATGTTAAATAATTGGCCAATTGAGAGGTCATTAAATTTTGCGAATGCAATCGGCGCAATGGTAGTCCAAGTAAATGGAGATAACGAAGGATTACCTTATTTTGAAGAGGTAGAAGCTTTCTTAGGATTGAAGGATGTAATCGAGCGATAGACATAATATAAGCTGTACATGAAGGGAAAAGGATTGAATGAATATGGAGTTGTTTTCTAAAGTACCTATCATACCTGTGTTAAGAAAAATTCCGTACGATAAAAGTGAAGCAATTATTCAAAGCTTGATAGATGGCGGAATTAAAGTAATTGAGATTACGATGGATACGGACAAAGCTGTTGAAATGATAAGAGAAACAAAGATGAAATATGGTGCCGAGATTCTAGTGGGTGCTGGAACTGTTATGAGTCAAGTAGATTGTGATCATGCAATTGAAGCGGGTGCTGAGTTTATCGTTTCTCCGCATTTTGATGTGAATCTTACTAAATATGCTGTGTCACTTGGGCTATTAGTTATACCAGGTGTGTTTACACCAAGTGAAATGGTTCAAGCTACTCAATACGGAGCAGAAATGGTGAAAGTATTTCCAGCTTCGGTATTAGGACCACAGTTCATTAAAGATGTGAAAGGACCTCTTTCCAACGTATCTATTATGTGTACAGGCGGTATTACAAAGGAAACAGCGCAAAGCTATTTGCAGGCCGGAGCAGTTGCCATCGGTGCGGGCGGTTCATTACTTAACAGTTCGTTTATTGAAAACAACGATTGGGATGCTCTTACTGCTGAAGTTGTTGAATGGATTAATGCGGTTAAATAGTATGAAGTCATAGGTTAATGTAAAGAATTACACTACAACTTTACGAAAAGAATCTAATGAAATACTAGTATAAAAGCGCTGATCCTATATTAGGATCAGCGCTTTTTGGGCAGGATAAGAAAGTGTAGGTTTTTAGCAGAAGTCTCTGTCTTAGTTTTAGTCGTTAGCATTGGGACCGAACGAAGTGGGGCAAGCAAAATGTCACAAATTCAAATTTATCCCTTAGCGCGATGTCCTGTTTTTCAGATATATGTTGAAATAAAAAAATCCATCGAATCCGCTACGACTACCCCTTGTAAGGCATATTCACTCAGTTTATATAGCATTCAGTTATCCAAGATAGACAGCACTTATTTTGACCGCCTGCATAAAATATTGTATGATACTAATAACCAAGTAAGTTAATATGAATTAAGGAGAATAGATATGAAGAAATTAAGTTTACGGCTACTTCTATTAATAACTGCAATCGTTTTGCTTACGGCATGCGGGAAAACAGATAAAGAAAATACGAACGGTAGTGAAGCAACTAAAGGAAACAGTGATTCAGGAAAGAAAGTTGAAGACTTACTTACAAAAGTACAGGATGAAGGCAAGTTAGTAATCGGAACGGAAGGAACATACCCGCCATTTACATTTCATGATGATAAAGGGGAGCTCACTGGTTTCGATGTAGAAATTGCAAGAGAAATAACAACACGCCTTGGGGTAGAACCTGTATTTTTAGAAACACAATGGGATGCAATTTTCGCAGGGCTTGATTCCAAACGTTTCGATATGATTGCTAACCAAGTAGGGATTCGTAAGGACCGTATTGAGAAATACGATTTTTCGGAACCATATATTACCTCGGCAGCTGTGCTTATAGCGAATAGTAATAATAAAGATGTAACAAGTTTTGAAGATATTAAAGGGTTAAAATCCGCACAGTCATTAACGAGCAACTATGCAGACGTTGCAAAATCGTATGATGCAGAAATTGTGGGTGTTGAAGGATTTAATCAAGCCATTGAGCTCATCAATTCTAAACGTGTCGATGTAACAATAAATGATAAAATGTCGTTCTTAGATTTCAAAAAGCATAAACCGGATGCAGCGGTAGAGATTGTAGATACAGCAGATGATGTATCGCAGAGCGGTTTAATGTTTAGAAAAGGTAATGAAACACTCATTACCGAGGTGAATAAAGCATTAAAAGAAATGATTGAAGACGGCACATACTTAAAAATCTCTGAGAAATGGTTTGGTGAAGATGTACTTAACTAATATTTTAGCTGACCCAGAAAAAGTACAAAAACTACTTGATATTGCCCTGACATCCCTTCGGCCATTGCTGGAGGGAGCTCTTTACTATACGCTACCATTAACGTTTATTTCTTTTTTCTTCGGGATTATTCTA of the Sporosarcina sp. FSL K6-1508 genome contains:
- a CDS encoding sugar kinase — its product is MDVISIGDGMITFNPNTKGPLRFVNQFERKIGGAELNVLIGCARLGLQAGWISRLGKDEFGRHIVNTVRGEGIDISEVKLEEGYPTSINFKEIQESGDGKTFYYRQKSPTEMLLPKQLPEEYIKNAKILHITGVFPAITANNRAVILRALEIAKTNNVKVSLDPNIRFKLWSEKEARSTLLTYLPYVDYLLAGREELELLFETANQNELITALNEYNFEQVVIKDGEAGSYALKNNEWIFQQSHPVKKVVDTVGAGDGFDAGFLFGMLNNWPIERSLNFANAIGAMVVQVNGDNEGLPYFEEVEAFLGLKDVIER
- a CDS encoding amino acid ABC transporter substrate-binding protein, whose amino-acid sequence is MKKLSLRLLLLITAIVLLTACGKTDKENTNGSEATKGNSDSGKKVEDLLTKVQDEGKLVIGTEGTYPPFTFHDDKGELTGFDVEIAREITTRLGVEPVFLETQWDAIFAGLDSKRFDMIANQVGIRKDRIEKYDFSEPYITSAAVLIANSNNKDVTSFEDIKGLKSAQSLTSNYADVAKSYDAEIVGVEGFNQAIELINSKRVDVTINDKMSFLDFKKHKPDAAVEIVDTADDVSQSGLMFRKGNETLITEVNKALKEMIEDGTYLKISEKWFGEDVLN
- a CDS encoding bifunctional 4-hydroxy-2-oxoglutarate aldolase/2-dehydro-3-deoxy-phosphogluconate aldolase, encoding MELFSKVPIIPVLRKIPYDKSEAIIQSLIDGGIKVIEITMDTDKAVEMIRETKMKYGAEILVGAGTVMSQVDCDHAIEAGAEFIVSPHFDVNLTKYAVSLGLLVIPGVFTPSEMVQATQYGAEMVKVFPASVLGPQFIKDVKGPLSNVSIMCTGGITKETAQSYLQAGAVAIGAGGSLLNSSFIENNDWDALTAEVVEWINAVK